The following are encoded in a window of Providencia rettgeri genomic DNA:
- the pdhR gene encoding pyruvate dehydrogenase complex transcriptional repressor PdhR, whose amino-acid sequence MTYGKIRQPKLSDVIEQRLEHLIFEGTLRPGEKLPPERELAKQFDVSRPSVREAIQTLEAKGLLSRRQGGGTFVQKQMWQSFSDPLALLLEGNPESQFDLLETRHALEGIAAYYAALRGTEEDLERIRQSYELIEIAQKSGELAAESDAVLQYQLIVTEAAHNVVLLHLLRCMIPMLEQNIRQNFEFLYTRKEMYNAVSSHRAQIFAAIMAREPEKAREASHRHLSFIEDLLLDISREQTRRERSLRRLQQHPDLT is encoded by the coding sequence ATGACTTACGGTAAAATTCGCCAACCAAAGTTATCAGATGTGATAGAGCAACGGCTTGAGCATCTCATTTTCGAAGGGACATTGCGCCCCGGCGAAAAGCTGCCTCCTGAACGCGAACTTGCAAAGCAGTTTGACGTCTCTAGACCATCAGTGCGTGAAGCAATTCAAACATTAGAAGCGAAAGGGCTTCTATCTCGCCGCCAAGGTGGCGGTACCTTCGTACAAAAACAAATGTGGCAAAGTTTTAGTGATCCTTTAGCGCTGCTACTCGAAGGAAATCCTGAATCTCAATTTGATCTTCTCGAAACTCGCCATGCACTTGAAGGGATTGCGGCTTATTATGCTGCTCTGCGTGGCACAGAAGAAGATCTTGAACGAATTCGTCAAAGTTATGAATTAATCGAAATAGCGCAAAAAAGTGGCGAATTAGCGGCCGAGTCGGATGCCGTACTTCAATACCAACTCATTGTGACGGAAGCCGCGCACAATGTGGTTTTACTGCATTTGTTGCGCTGTATGATCCCGATGTTAGAACAGAACATCCGTCAAAATTTTGAATTTTTGTATACCCGTAAAGAGATGTATAACGCCGTAAGCTCCCATAGAGCGCAAATTTTTGCGGCAATCATGGCAAGAGAACCTGAAAAAGCGCGTGAAGCATCTCACCGTCATCTGTCTTTTATTGAAGATTTGCTATTAGACATTAGCAGAGAACAAACTCGCAGGGAACGTTCTTTACGGCGGTTACAGCAACATCCTGATTTAACTTAA
- the nadC gene encoding carboxylating nicotinate-nucleotide diphosphorylase: MAIRRYDEQQRRSILLERLAVDIPFMVTVALKEDLGQVVDYKKDITGQLLNENTIATARIITREKGVFCGKQWLEEVFLQLGGQVNIDWKVQDGDTVTPNQVLCEMQGPSQVLLTGERTSLNFIQTLSSVSTATAMYVKELAGTRAKLLDTRKTIPGLRTALKYAVLMGGGFNHRLGLSDAHLIKENHIISAGSVDKAVELARQAHPEVPIEIEVESLDELLLALKANADIIMLDNFTPTMMKEAVVLTDGKAALEVSGNVTLETIKEFAETGIDFISVGALTKHIQAMDLSMRFVDSHS; the protein is encoded by the coding sequence ATGGCGATAAGACGTTATGACGAACAGCAAAGACGTAGCATCCTTTTAGAACGATTAGCGGTTGATATTCCTTTTATGGTGACAGTGGCGTTAAAAGAAGATCTTGGGCAAGTTGTTGACTATAAAAAAGATATTACGGGGCAACTACTCAACGAAAACACCATCGCAACCGCCCGTATTATCACACGAGAAAAGGGGGTTTTCTGCGGCAAACAGTGGCTAGAAGAAGTCTTTCTTCAATTAGGCGGACAAGTCAACATTGATTGGAAAGTGCAAGATGGTGATACTGTTACGCCAAATCAAGTGTTGTGTGAAATGCAGGGGCCTTCGCAAGTTTTATTAACAGGGGAGCGAACTTCGCTGAATTTTATTCAAACACTCTCATCTGTTTCGACAGCAACGGCAATGTATGTTAAAGAGCTTGCAGGAACACGTGCTAAGCTACTTGATACTCGTAAAACGATCCCAGGTTTAAGAACCGCGTTGAAGTATGCGGTTCTTATGGGGGGCGGGTTTAACCATCGTTTGGGGCTTTCAGACGCTCATTTAATTAAAGAAAACCATATTATTTCAGCCGGCTCTGTCGATAAAGCGGTTGAATTAGCCAGACAAGCGCACCCTGAAGTACCAATTGAAATTGAAGTTGAAAGTTTAGACGAATTGCTACTTGCACTTAAAGCGAATGCAGACATTATTATGCTCGACAACTTTACGCCAACAATGATGAAAGAGGCTGTCGTGTTAACGGATGGAAAGGCAGCGCTTGAAGTTTCAGGTAATGTAACGTTAGAAACAATCAAAGAGTTCGCTGAAACAGGAATCGATTTTATTTCAGTGGGGGCTTTAACAAAACACATTCAAGCAATGGACTTATCAATGCGTTTTGTTGATAGCCATTCTTAG
- the ppdD gene encoding prepilin peptidase-dependent pilin produces the protein MRQQGFSLIEIMVVIAIISILGVIAIPSYQSYMQKAAMTEVLQTILPYKNSIEICHFNFGNLSQCSSGQDNIPNNVTSKHIKTINVKSGVVKFSGDKILSDLNVTLTPVSTTDNSAFKWSITCEIKNNASLKSLCEKTFSF, from the coding sequence ATGCGTCAACAAGGATTTTCACTTATCGAAATAATGGTTGTTATTGCAATTATATCTATACTTGGTGTTATTGCGATCCCAAGTTATCAAAGTTATATGCAAAAGGCTGCAATGACTGAAGTCCTTCAAACCATTTTACCTTACAAAAATAGCATTGAGATATGCCACTTTAATTTTGGTAATCTGTCCCAATGTAGTAGTGGACAAGATAATATTCCAAATAATGTGACTAGCAAACATATCAAAACGATTAATGTTAAATCAGGGGTTGTGAAATTTAGTGGCGATAAAATATTATCAGACCTTAATGTAACGTTGACACCCGTCTCCACAACAGACAATTCAGCGTTTAAATGGAGTATTACTTGTGAAATAAAAAATAATGCAAGCTTGAAATCTTTGTGTGAAAAAACGTTTAGTTTTTAA
- the coaE gene encoding dephospho-CoA kinase (Dephospho-CoA kinase (CoaE) performs the final step in coenzyme A biosynthesis.), giving the protein MPYIVALTGGIGSGKTTIANEFAKLGVPLVDADVISRQVVEPNTPALEAIRSHFGNKIISLDGTLNRGLLREIIFSNPDEKKWLNALLHPLIQQETQKQLNQANYPYVLWVVPLLIENNNSHLANRVLVVDVTPEEQIQRTIKRDNISLEQIRNILEAQASREKRLSYADDIITNYTKDTDIQDKVANLHKQYLTLAKIKT; this is encoded by the coding sequence ATGCCTTATATAGTTGCTTTAACAGGTGGGATCGGTAGCGGGAAAACAACCATTGCAAATGAATTTGCTAAATTGGGCGTCCCTCTTGTTGATGCTGACGTAATATCTCGTCAGGTCGTAGAGCCGAACACCCCTGCTTTAGAAGCTATCAGGTCGCACTTTGGCAACAAAATCATTTCCTTAGATGGCACGCTGAATAGAGGCCTGCTAAGAGAAATTATTTTTTCAAATCCTGATGAAAAAAAATGGCTAAACGCACTCCTTCACCCGCTAATTCAGCAAGAGACACAAAAACAACTTAACCAAGCCAATTATCCTTATGTCTTATGGGTTGTTCCTTTGCTAATTGAAAATAATAATTCTCATTTAGCAAATCGAGTGTTAGTCGTTGATGTTACTCCTGAAGAACAAATTCAACGCACAATAAAAAGAGATAATATAAGCCTTGAACAAATTAGGAATATATTAGAAGCACAAGCTAGTCGTGAAAAACGATTATCTTATGCAGATGATATTATTACAAATTATACTAAAGACACCGACATTCAAGACAAGGTAGCCAATCTTCACAAGCAATATTTGACATTAGCAAAAATAAAAACATAG
- a CDS encoding ATPase, T2SS/T4P/T4SS family, producing MSITKDNQFIYTELKKLCDKNYIIIVDYNHKRLSIATVKKPDDNLMATLKFIASVPVCYDIWPKEKIDHYFNSAIHQIKEEVVAYQPKEPELLNVTSPAVDFVENLLKTAIHKRSSDIHLEPSKQGLKIRIRVDGKLYFLPPAPYEINNEIIARLKILSKMNIAEKRRPQDGQMNWYFDGQNYSIRLSSIPTLYGEKLVLRILNTQLKYSLEHIGMCSSLLNSLKKILNQPQGLILVTGPTGSGKTVTLYSILEFLNQSSRNISTIEDPIEIPLQGINQIQVHEKYELSFAFILRALLRQDPDIIMIGEIRDEETARIATRAAQTGHLVLSTLHTNCTVSAIERMVQLGVEKKQLISCLKMVIAQRLVRKLCPKCKISIPFRTQLNKNLTINEWKSKGCEHCFSGFMGRTAIYEYIDHQIIQNVQEHQSHNIVNFQRLFQSGIKLIESGETTLQEVCAIVGNEGV from the coding sequence ATGAGCATAACGAAAGATAACCAATTTATATATACTGAGCTTAAAAAACTCTGTGATAAAAATTATATTATTATCGTCGATTACAATCATAAAAGATTATCAATCGCCACAGTTAAAAAGCCTGATGATAATCTTATGGCAACGTTAAAATTTATTGCCAGTGTCCCTGTTTGTTATGATATCTGGCCCAAGGAGAAAATTGATCATTATTTTAATAGTGCAATACACCAGATAAAGGAAGAGGTTGTCGCCTATCAACCAAAGGAGCCTGAGCTATTAAACGTAACATCTCCCGCCGTTGATTTTGTGGAGAACTTGCTTAAAACAGCGATCCATAAGCGTTCATCCGATATTCATCTAGAACCTTCTAAGCAAGGGTTAAAAATTAGGATCCGCGTTGATGGGAAGCTTTACTTTCTTCCCCCTGCACCTTATGAAATTAATAATGAAATCATCGCGCGACTTAAAATACTCTCTAAAATGAATATAGCGGAAAAAAGGCGACCACAAGATGGGCAAATGAATTGGTATTTTGATGGTCAAAATTACAGCATACGCCTTTCTAGTATTCCCACACTGTATGGCGAAAAACTGGTATTAAGAATTCTTAATACTCAATTAAAATATTCACTAGAGCACATAGGGATGTGCTCTTCCCTTCTTAACTCGTTAAAAAAAATATTAAACCAACCTCAAGGATTAATCTTAGTCACAGGACCCACAGGAAGTGGCAAAACAGTAACTTTATATAGTATTTTAGAGTTTTTAAATCAATCGTCTCGAAATATTTCAACAATTGAAGATCCCATTGAAATTCCTTTGCAAGGTATTAATCAAATACAAGTTCATGAAAAATATGAACTTAGCTTCGCATTTATTCTTAGGGCGCTATTACGTCAAGACCCAGATATTATTATGATTGGTGAAATAAGAGATGAAGAAACAGCCAGAATTGCGACTCGCGCAGCACAAACTGGTCATTTAGTTTTATCCACACTCCACACTAATTGTACCGTAAGCGCTATAGAACGGATGGTGCAGTTAGGCGTAGAAAAAAAACAGCTAATATCTTGTTTAAAGATGGTGATAGCACAAAGATTAGTGCGTAAATTATGCCCTAAATGCAAAATATCTATACCATTTAGAACCCAATTAAATAAAAATTTAACGATTAATGAGTGGAAATCAAAAGGGTGTGAACACTGTTTTTCTGGCTTTATGGGAAGAACAGCTATTTATGAGTATATTGACCATCAAATTATTCAAAATGTGCAGGAACATCAAAGCCACAATATTGTGAACTTTCAGCGTCTTTTCCAATCAGGTATAAAACTTATTGAATCAGGTGAAACAACCCTACAAGAAGTTTGCGCTATTGTCGGTAACGAAGGAGTTTAG
- a CDS encoding type II secretion system F family protein, translated as MFIYSYVALNTNNQIIKDTLLAKSKKNAFIIITENNLVPLRINLKSFFYLDRTNINYRIHFFQQLGALTSSGITLVQSLRILSDNCHLPFWNIFIKNLIQHIEKGDLFSDFLKKHPQIFSNTIISLVIVAEKTGKYDENFNTISFMLEHNEKIALLLKKAIRYPFTLCLFSGILLCIMFVYIIPQFKSIYDNFQQELPLITQSIIDISDIVTTQSLYFLLAIFFLYLLILRIKKHHHANLHSVFLKIPILKDLIKLHSLSIYFLTVSSTYKVGLPLSDCLNCTIKTINNEQYKKECEIILSSVLKGNSLSNSMKKTILFPSLSIQLIYIAEESGQLQYFTNYLFNYYTEQYMLYMEKKLKNLEPILLIFISLVIGIIMLAMYLPIFNLGNVVTGL; from the coding sequence ATGTTCATCTATTCATATGTTGCTCTGAATACTAATAACCAAATAATTAAAGATACCTTATTAGCAAAAAGTAAAAAAAATGCCTTTATTATTATTACTGAGAATAACTTAGTTCCACTAAGAATTAATTTGAAATCGTTTTTTTATTTAGACCGTACTAATATTAACTACCGAATACATTTTTTTCAACAATTAGGCGCCTTAACATCATCAGGGATAACACTCGTACAAAGCTTAAGAATATTATCTGACAATTGCCACCTTCCATTTTGGAATATCTTTATTAAAAACCTAATACAACATATTGAAAAAGGTGATCTTTTTTCAGATTTTTTAAAAAAACACCCTCAGATATTTAGCAACACTATCATTAGCCTTGTCATCGTTGCAGAAAAAACGGGTAAGTATGATGAAAACTTTAATACTATTAGTTTTATGTTAGAACATAATGAAAAAATAGCGTTGCTACTTAAAAAAGCAATACGTTACCCATTCACTCTCTGCCTATTTTCTGGCATTTTACTCTGTATTATGTTTGTATATATTATTCCGCAATTTAAAAGTATCTATGACAATTTCCAACAAGAACTCCCTCTAATAACTCAAAGCATAATCGATATCTCCGATATAGTAACGACACAATCTCTGTATTTTTTATTGGCAATTTTCTTTCTCTATTTACTGATATTACGAATAAAAAAACATCACCACGCAAACCTGCATAGCGTTTTTTTAAAAATACCAATATTAAAAGACCTGATCAAACTTCATAGTCTAAGCATATATTTTCTAACAGTATCATCTACTTATAAAGTTGGTCTACCATTAAGCGACTGTTTAAACTGTACTATTAAGACAATCAACAATGAACAATATAAAAAAGAGTGTGAAATAATTTTATCTTCTGTTCTTAAGGGTAATTCCCTATCAAATTCAATGAAAAAGACGATTTTATTTCCAAGTTTATCTATACAGTTAATCTATATTGCTGAAGAATCTGGCCAACTTCAGTATTTTACAAACTACCTATTTAATTATTATACTGAGCAATATATGCTCTATATGGAAAAAAAGTTGAAAAACTTAGAGCCTATACTTCTTATTTTTATTTCGTTAGTTATTGGAATAATTATGCTTGCCATGTACTTACCAATATTTAACTTAGGTAATGTAGTCACTGGATTATAA
- the ampD gene encoding 1,6-anhydro-N-acetylmuramyl-L-alanine amidase AmpD produces the protein MKIHNGWLNNVTHIPSPHHDERPDGVTPSLLVIHNISLPPGQFGGPYINQLFTGTLNPQEHPFFDEIKHLRVSAHCLIRRDGAIIQYVPFHLRAWHAGQSSYQGKEKCNDFSIGIELEGTDFEPFTEEQYQSLIALTQQLITQYPSIAHNIAGHSDIAPLRKTDPGPFFDWQHYKSQLEY, from the coding sequence ATGAAAATACATAATGGTTGGTTAAATAATGTGACTCATATCCCCTCCCCTCACCATGATGAGCGGCCTGATGGTGTTACACCTTCTCTTCTTGTTATCCATAATATTAGCCTTCCCCCAGGTCAATTTGGTGGGCCTTATATCAACCAACTTTTCACAGGAACCCTAAACCCTCAAGAGCACCCATTTTTTGATGAAATAAAGCACCTTCGCGTTTCTGCCCACTGTTTAATTCGCCGTGATGGCGCTATTATTCAGTATGTTCCTTTCCATTTACGTGCTTGGCATGCGGGGCAATCCAGTTACCAAGGAAAAGAAAAATGTAATGACTTTTCAATTGGCATTGAGTTAGAAGGCACTGATTTTGAACCCTTTACTGAGGAACAATATCAATCTCTTATAGCTTTAACCCAACAACTTATTACTCAATACCCATCAATTGCCCACAATATTGCAGGTCATAGTGATATAGCGCCTTTGCGTAAAACAGATCCCGGACCTTTTTTTGATTGGCAGCATTATAAAAGCCAACTTGAATACTGA
- the aceE gene encoding pyruvate dehydrogenase (acetyl-transferring), homodimeric type, translated as MSDMLKNDVDPIETRDWLQAIESVIREEGVDRAQFIIEQVLNEARKGGVSIAAGASGRSDYINTIPVEDEPAYPGNMDLERRIRSAIRWNAVMTVLRASKKDLELGGHMASFQSSATLYEVCFNHFFRAHNDNDGGDLVFFQGHISPGIYARAFLEGRLTEEQMNNFRQEIGGNGLSSYPHPKLMPDFWQFPTVSMGLGPINAIYQAKFLKYLDNRGLKDTSAQRVYAFLGDGEMDEPESKGAITIATRDKLDNLVFVINCNLQRLDGPVTGNGKIVNELEGIFSGAGWQVIKVMWGDRWDELLRKDTSGKLVQLMNETLDGDYQTFKSRNGAYVREHFFNRYPETAALVKDMTDDEIWALNRGGHDPKKVYAAFKKAQETKGKPTVILAQTIKGYGMGETAEGKNIAHQVKKMNMDGVRHFRDQFNVPVADDQLEKLPYITFEKDSEEYKYLHERRQALGGYLPARRSTFDEKLEIPTLADFSQLLEEQSKEISTTIAFVRALNVMLKNNSIKERLVPIIADEARTFGMEGLFRQIGIYSPKGQQYTPQDREQVAYYKEDAKGQILQEGINELGAGSSWLAAATSYSTNNLPMIPFYIYYSMFGFQRIGDLMWAAGDQQARGFLIGGTSGRTTLNGEGLQHEDGHSHIQSLTIPNCISYDPAYAYEVAVIMQDGLERMYGEKQENVYYYITTLNENYHMPAMPEGAEEGIRKGIYKLASVEGSKGKVQLLGSGSMMRHVREAADILSAEYGIGSDVYSVTSFTELARDGQDCERWNMLHPSATPRIPYIAQVMNDAPAVASTDYMKLFAEQVRTYVPASDYRVLGTDGFGRSDSRENLRHHFEVDTSYVIVAALGELAKRGEVDVNVVEEAIKKYNINPEKVNPRLA; from the coding sequence ATGTCAGATATGTTAAAAAATGACGTGGATCCGATTGAAACTCGCGACTGGCTACAGGCGATTGAATCGGTCATCCGTGAAGAAGGTGTTGATCGTGCTCAGTTTATTATCGAACAGGTATTAAATGAAGCACGTAAAGGCGGCGTGAGTATCGCGGCTGGTGCATCTGGTCGTTCTGATTACATCAACACAATTCCTGTTGAAGATGAGCCTGCATACCCTGGCAACATGGATTTAGAGCGCCGTATTCGCTCCGCAATTCGCTGGAACGCTGTAATGACTGTTCTGCGTGCGTCTAAAAAAGACTTGGAACTGGGTGGCCATATGGCTTCTTTCCAGTCATCAGCAACCTTGTATGAAGTCTGCTTTAACCACTTCTTCCGTGCTCACAATGATAATGATGGCGGAGACTTAGTCTTCTTCCAAGGTCACATCTCTCCAGGTATTTATGCACGTGCCTTCTTAGAAGGTCGTTTAACTGAAGAGCAAATGAATAACTTCCGTCAAGAAATTGGTGGAAATGGCCTGTCTTCATATCCGCACCCTAAATTAATGCCTGATTTCTGGCAGTTCCCAACTGTATCAATGGGGCTGGGCCCAATCAATGCTATCTATCAAGCTAAGTTCCTGAAATATCTTGATAACCGTGGTCTGAAAGATACGTCTGCACAGCGCGTATACGCATTCTTAGGCGATGGTGAGATGGACGAGCCAGAATCTAAAGGTGCGATTACTATCGCAACTCGCGATAAATTAGATAACCTAGTGTTTGTTATTAACTGTAACTTGCAACGTTTGGATGGTCCAGTAACCGGTAACGGCAAAATTGTTAACGAATTAGAAGGCATCTTTAGCGGTGCTGGCTGGCAAGTTATCAAAGTGATGTGGGGCGATCGTTGGGATGAGCTGCTGCGCAAAGATACCAGCGGTAAACTTGTTCAATTAATGAACGAAACCTTAGACGGTGACTACCAAACCTTTAAATCACGCAACGGTGCATATGTTCGTGAGCACTTCTTTAATCGTTACCCAGAGACCGCGGCATTAGTTAAAGATATGACTGATGATGAGATTTGGGCTCTAAACCGTGGTGGTCACGATCCGAAGAAAGTGTATGCTGCATTTAAAAAAGCACAAGAAACCAAAGGCAAACCAACGGTTATTTTAGCGCAAACCATTAAAGGTTATGGTATGGGCGAAACCGCAGAAGGTAAAAACATTGCGCACCAAGTGAAGAAAATGAACATGGACGGCGTTCGCCATTTCCGTGATCAATTCAACGTGCCAGTGGCGGATGATCAACTGGAAAAACTGCCATACATCACTTTCGAAAAAGATTCAGAAGAGTACAAATACCTGCACGAGCGTCGTCAAGCGCTGGGCGGTTATTTACCTGCTCGTCGTTCAACTTTTGATGAGAAACTGGAAATCCCTACACTGGCAGATTTCAGTCAATTACTAGAAGAACAATCGAAAGAAATTTCCACAACTATCGCTTTCGTTCGTGCATTGAACGTGATGTTGAAAAACAACTCTATCAAAGAGCGTTTAGTGCCAATTATCGCTGATGAAGCGCGTACTTTTGGTATGGAAGGTCTGTTCCGTCAAATCGGTATTTATAGCCCGAAAGGCCAGCAATACACTCCACAAGACAGAGAGCAAGTTGCATACTATAAAGAAGATGCAAAAGGTCAAATCCTGCAAGAAGGTATCAATGAACTGGGCGCAGGTTCTTCTTGGTTAGCGGCTGCAACGTCTTACAGCACTAACAATCTGCCGATGATCCCATTCTATATCTACTACTCAATGTTTGGTTTCCAACGTATTGGTGACTTAATGTGGGCAGCAGGTGACCAACAAGCACGCGGCTTCCTGATCGGTGGTACTTCAGGTCGTACAACGCTTAATGGTGAAGGGTTACAGCACGAAGATGGCCATAGCCATATTCAATCGCTGACTATTCCTAACTGTATTTCTTATGATCCTGCATACGCTTATGAAGTTGCGGTGATTATGCAAGATGGTTTAGAGCGTATGTATGGTGAAAAACAAGAGAACGTGTACTACTACATCACAACGCTGAACGAAAACTATCATATGCCTGCAATGCCAGAAGGTGCAGAAGAAGGCATCCGTAAAGGTATTTACAAACTGGCTTCTGTTGAAGGTAGCAAAGGTAAAGTACAGTTATTAGGCTCAGGTTCAATGATGCGTCACGTTCGTGAAGCGGCAGATATTCTGTCTGCTGAGTATGGCATCGGTTCTGATGTTTATAGCGTAACATCATTCACTGAATTGGCTCGTGATGGCCAAGATTGTGAGCGTTGGAACATGCTACATCCATCCGCAACGCCACGCATTCCTTATATTGCACAAGTGATGAATGACGCACCAGCAGTTGCATCAACTGACTATATGAAACTGTTCGCTGAACAAGTTCGTACTTATGTACCTGCAAGTGATTACCGTGTTCTGGGTACTGATGGTTTCGGTCGTTCTGACAGCCGTGAAAACCTGCGTCACCACTTTGAAGTGGATACCAGCTATGTCATCGTAGCAGCGTTAGGTGAATTGGCTAAACGTGGTGAAGTTGATGTTAATGTCGTTGAAGAAGCGATTAAAAAATACAACATCAACCCAGAAAAAGTTAACCCACGTTTGGCGTAA
- the aceF gene encoding pyruvate dehydrogenase complex dihydrolipoyllysine-residue acetyltransferase, producing MSIEIQVPDIGADEVEVTEVMVKVGDKVEAEQSLITVEGDKASMEVPSPQAGVVKEIKIATGDKVKTGSLIMVFEAEAEAGAAAPAPAQAPAAPAAAPSAAVSKDVAVPDIGGDEVEVTEIMVKVGDTVTAEQSLITVEGDKASMEVPAPFAGTVKEIKIATGDKVKTGSLIMVFEVAGAAPAAAPAAQAAAPAAPTASAIKDVNVPDIGGDEVEVTEVMVKVGDTVSAEQSIITVEGDKASMEVPAPFAGTVKEIKIATGDKVKTGSLIMTFEVAGAAPAAAPVAQASAPAPAATPTAAASAPTKAADSKNEFVENDAYIHATPVIRRLAREFGVNLAKVKGTGRKGRILREDVQAYVKEAVKRAESPAAAGGGLPGMLPWPKVDYSKFGEVEEVELGRIQKISGANLSRNWVMIPHVTLMEEVDTTEVEEFRKQQNKEAEKKKLDVKITPLVFVMKAVARALEEMPRFNSSISEDAQRLFLKKYINIGIAVDTPNGLVVPVFKDVNKKGILELSRELMEVSKKARAGKLTAADMQGGCFTISSLGGIGTTGFAPIVNAPEVAIMGLSRSSMKPVWNGSEFVPRLMLPMSLSFDHRVIDGADGARFITLVGQLMSDIRRLVM from the coding sequence ATGTCTATTGAAATCCAAGTGCCAGATATCGGTGCTGATGAAGTTGAAGTCACCGAAGTGATGGTTAAAGTTGGCGATAAAGTAGAAGCAGAGCAATCACTTATTACCGTGGAAGGTGATAAAGCTTCTATGGAAGTCCCATCACCACAAGCGGGTGTGGTAAAAGAAATTAAAATCGCAACGGGCGATAAAGTAAAAACGGGCTCACTGATCATGGTCTTTGAAGCAGAAGCAGAAGCAGGTGCAGCCGCGCCGGCTCCAGCTCAAGCACCAGCAGCCCCAGCGGCAGCGCCAAGTGCAGCAGTATCAAAAGATGTTGCTGTACCTGATATCGGTGGTGATGAAGTTGAAGTCACTGAAATCATGGTTAAAGTCGGCGACACTGTGACTGCGGAACAATCTTTAATTACGGTTGAAGGTGATAAAGCTTCAATGGAAGTTCCAGCCCCCTTTGCTGGCACAGTGAAAGAAATCAAGATTGCGACTGGCGACAAAGTGAAAACAGGCTCGCTGATCATGGTCTTTGAAGTGGCAGGGGCAGCGCCAGCTGCGGCTCCAGCAGCACAAGCTGCAGCACCAGCGGCTCCTACAGCCTCTGCAATTAAAGATGTTAACGTTCCTGATATCGGTGGTGATGAAGTTGAAGTCACTGAAGTGATGGTTAAAGTGGGTGACACCGTTTCTGCTGAGCAATCAATCATTACGGTTGAAGGCGATAAAGCATCAATGGAAGTCCCAGCGCCCTTTGCGGGAACAGTTAAAGAAATCAAAATTGCGACTGGCGATAAAGTGAAAACAGGCTCGCTGATCATGACCTTTGAAGTGGCCGGTGCAGCACCTGCTGCGGCGCCTGTTGCTCAAGCCAGCGCTCCTGCTCCAGCAGCAACGCCAACTGCGGCGGCTTCTGCGCCAACGAAAGCGGCTGATAGCAAAAATGAGTTTGTTGAGAACGACGCATACATTCATGCAACACCGGTTATTCGCCGCTTAGCGCGTGAATTTGGTGTGAACTTAGCAAAAGTGAAAGGTACAGGTCGTAAAGGCCGTATCTTGCGTGAAGACGTTCAAGCTTACGTTAAAGAGGCCGTGAAGCGTGCTGAGTCTCCAGCAGCGGCAGGTGGCGGGTTACCGGGTATGCTGCCATGGCCGAAAGTGGATTACAGCAAGTTCGGCGAAGTAGAAGAGGTTGAACTGGGCCGCATCCAAAAAATCTCGGGTGCTAACCTGAGCCGCAACTGGGTGATGATCCCGCACGTTACGCTGATGGAAGAAGTGGATACCACTGAAGTTGAAGAATTCCGTAAGCAGCAAAATAAAGAAGCAGAGAAGAAAAAACTGGACGTGAAAATCACGCCACTGGTTTTTGTTATGAAAGCCGTTGCTCGTGCTTTGGAAGAAATGCCGCGCTTTAACAGTTCGATTTCTGAAGATGCACAGCGTCTGTTCCTGAAAAAATATATCAACATTGGTATCGCGGTTGATACGCCAAATGGCTTAGTTGTTCCTGTCTTCAAGGACGTGAACAAAAAAGGCATTTTAGAGTTATCTCGCGAACTGATGGAAGTTTCTAAGAAAGCGCGTGCAGGTAAACTGACTGCGGCTGATATGCAAGGCGGCTGTTTCACTATCTCTAGCCTTGGTGGTATCGGTACAACCGGTTTTGCACCAATCGTGAACGCACCAGAAGTGGCTATTATGGGGCTGTCACGTTCTTCAATGAAACCTGTTTGGAATGGTAGCGAGTTTGTTCCTCGCCTGATGCTGCCTATGTCACTGTCCTTTGACCATCGTGTTATCGATGGGGCTGATGGAGCACGCTTCATCACCTTAGTAGGGCAATTAATGAGCGATATTCGCCGTTTAGTGATGTAA